From the Montipora capricornis isolate CH-2021 chromosome 2, ASM3666992v2, whole genome shotgun sequence genome, one window contains:
- the LOC138037579 gene encoding uncharacterized protein has translation MHQYCSYQSARGSENHISPSDAESELRSLSDLEEKLGEVIFPFDEVVPDITKEWLRVYSTSCGRAQELLLISALTSTSALIGKTTVKVFGTYEEPGNLFMIAVAPSGSGKTPACHLGCTGPIVGHIESKINTNILIDITSANGLFNHFYSLSANAREAFFKFSKPPEIVTPSQSSAGTRPKPEVKHSNSKRNKQVIRLAVNMHVLYERLKKALAHQTGPTERTISLSPINMAINLVETLETYKGISETDLGRISTISRLRIWGDFPSFRHSVIPCFRF, from the exons atgCACCAGTATTGCTCATATCAATCTGCGAGGGGTTCGGAGAACCACATCTCCCCGTCAG ATGCAGAAAGTGAACTTCGTTCTTTAAGCGATCTGGAAGAAAAACTAGGAGAGGTTATCTTTCCATTCGATGAGGTGGTCCCAGATATTACCAAAGAATGGTTAAGGGTGTACTCGACTTCTTGTGGAAGAGCACAAGAACTACTTTTGATCAGTGCACTTACGTCTACCAGTGCGTTGATTGGGAAGACAACGGTCAAGGTATTTGGCACATATGAGGAACCAGGGAACCTCTTCATGATTGCTGTGGCGCCATCAGGATCAGGAAAGACTCCGGCCTGCCATCTCGGCTGCACTGGTCCGATTGTTGGACACATTGAATCAAAGATCAACACTAATATCTTGATAGACATCACCTCCGCGAATGGACTGTTCAATCATTTT TATTCGCTAAGCGCAAATGCCAGAGAGGCATTTTTCAAGTTCTCTAAACCGCCGGAGATTGTCACACCATCACAGAGTTCTGCTGGAACCAGGCCTAAACCGGAAgttaaacattcgaactcgaaACGGAACAAACAAGTGATTCGCCTTGCTGTCAACATGCACGTTCTGTATGAGCGACTGAAAAAGGCTTTGGCTCACCAGACCGGACCAACTGAGAGAACCATCAGCCTCTCACCAATTAATATGGCCATAAACCTTGTCGAGACACTAGAAACTTACAAAGGTATATCGGAAACG gatttggggCGAATTTCCACCATTTCACGTCTTAGGATTTGGGGTGATTTTCCGTCATTTCGCCATTCCGTCATTCCATGTTTTAGATTTTAG